In Zunongwangia profunda SM-A87, the following proteins share a genomic window:
- a CDS encoding DUF5522 domain-containing protein produces MSFPRKRIPLEEGDYYLTPEGYRCFTEQYHLKRGYCCESGCRHCPYGYDKKTNTQ; encoded by the coding sequence ATGAGTTTTCCACGAAAAAGAATACCGCTTGAAGAAGGCGATTATTATTTAACGCCAGAAGGTTATCGATGTTTCACCGAGCAATATCATCTTAAGCGCGGCTATTGTTGCGAGAGTGGTTGCCGACATTGTCCCTATGGTTACGATAAAAAAACGAATACCCAATAA